The following are from one region of the Gossypium hirsutum isolate 1008001.06 chromosome D03, Gossypium_hirsutum_v2.1, whole genome shotgun sequence genome:
- the LOC107949645 gene encoding elongation factor Tu, chloroplastic, translating to MAISSTAAATAASSKLRYPHASPFPTHSSTTTSAFFSSIPSKLTPTHLSSSFLPPFLTTVATTSVFPRRRGSFTVKAARGKFERKKPHVNIGTIGHVDHGKTTLTAALTMALASMGNSAPKKYDEIDAAPEERARGITINTATVEYETENRHYAHVDCPGHADYVKNMITGAAQMDGAILVVSGADGPMPQTKEHILLAKQVGVPNVVVFLNKQDQVDDEELLQLVELEVRELLSSYEFPGDDVPIISGSALLALEALMAKPSIPRGENQWVDKIYELMDAVDSYIPVPQRQTDLPFLLAVEDVFSITGRGTVATGRIERGTVKVGETVDIVGLKDTRNVTVTGVEMFQKTLDDAMAGDNVGLLLRGVQKADIQRGMVLAKPGTITPHTKFSAIVYVLKKEEGGRHSPFFAGYRPQFYMRTTDVTGRVASIMNDKDEESKMVMPGDRVKMVVELIMPVACEQGMRFAIREGGKTVGAGVIQSIIE from the coding sequence ATGGCAATTTCATCAACAGCGGCAGCCACTGCCGCTTCTTCTAAGCTTAGATACCCACACGCCTCCCCTTTCCCAACTCACTCCTCAACCACCACCTCTGCCTTTTTCTCCTCAATTCCCTCTAAACTAACCCCTACCCACCTCTCCTCTTCCTTCCTCCCTCCTTTCCTCACTACCGTCGCCACCACTTCCGTATTCCCTCGCCGTCGCGGTTCTTTCACCGTCAAAGCTGCCCGTGGCAAATTCGAACGCAAAAAGCCCCACGTCAACATCGGCACCATCGGCCATGTCGACCACGGCAAAACCACCTTAACTGCCGCTCTAACTATGGCCTTAGCCTCCATGGGTAACAGTGCCCCAAAAAAGTACGACGAAATTGATGCCGCCCCTGAAGAGCGTGCCCGTGGTATCACCATTAACACCGCCACCGTTGAATACGAAACCGAGAATCGCCATTACGCCCACGTCGACTGCCCAGGGCACGCTGATTATGTCAAAAACATGATTACCGGAGCTGCCCAAATGGACGGTGCTATCTTGGTTGTTTCCGGAGCCGACGGACCCATGCCCCAGACTAAAGAGCATATCTTGTTGGCTAAACAGGTCGGTGTCCCTAACGTGGTTGTGTTCTTGAACAAACAAGACCAGGTAGATGATGAAGAGCTTTTGCAATTAGTCGAATTGGAGGTGCGTGAATTGCTTTCTAGTTACGAATTTCCCGGTGATGATGTCCCTATTATTTCTGGCTCCGCACTTTTAGCTTTAGAAGCTTTGATGGCTAAGCCCAGTATTCCTAGGGGTGAAAACCAATGGGTGGATAAGATTTATGAACTTATGGATGCTGTTGATAGTTACATTCCTGTTCCTCAAAGACAAACAGATTTGCCTTTCTTGTTAGCTGTTGAGGATGTGTTTTCCATCACGGGTCGTGGTACTGTTGCCACTGGTCGTATCGAGAGAGGTACTGTTAAGGTTGGAGAGACTGTTGACATTGTTGGATTGAAGGATACAAGGAACGTCACAGTTACTGGTGTGGAAATGTTTCAAAAGACATTAGATGACGCCATGGCTGGTGATAATGTTGGGTTGTTACTTAGAGGTGTTCAAAAGGCCGATATTCAGAGAGGGATGGTTTTGGCTAAACCAGGGACAATCACTCCCCATACCAAGTTCAGCGCCATTGTCTATGTGTTGAAGAAGGAAGAGGGTGGCAGACATTCTCCCTTCTTCGCAGGTTATAGGCCTCAGTTCTACATGAGGACCACTGATGTCACTGGAAGGGTGGCTTCCATTATGAATGATAAGGATGAGGAGTCTAAGATGGTTATGCCTGGTGACCGTGTAAAGATGGTAGTTGAGCTTATCATGCCTGTGGCTTGTGAGCAAGGGATGCGGTTTGCTATCAGAGAAGGAGGGAAGACGGTTGGAGCCGGGGTTATTCAGTCTATTATTGAGTGA